The segment ATAACGCTTGCAGAGAGTACACCGCACAATGTGCCGAAGGCCGCAGAGAAGGACTTCGTGTTGAGACCGGAGACAATTCCGAAAGTAAGCACTGTAATTAGGACCGCCGACAACGAAGAAGCGCCTATGGGGTCGAATCCGTTCAGTATAAGTGGCAACATCACTTTAATAATTATCAGTCCTGTGATAGTAAGTGTTATGAAGGATTTGAGTCCGGAGATTTTTCCGATGAGAAGAAGCAAGGTTATGAATACCAGCACAATAACGAAGACATATCTCTGCCTTATGAAATCAGTTACGTGGAAGGTTTCTTCTCCCCTTTGATCAACGTAAAGCACGACGGTATCGCCATCTTCCACGCGAATATCCATCGCGGTGTTGTCTGTGAAGTGGTTCTCGACAATTACCTCTTCACCGGCGTGGCTACCGTTAAGAATCTTGATCCTAAGTGTTTGGAGACCCTTCCCCGAATAGCCGCCTGTTTCGTCGAAACTTACGATCTCCAGTACCTTTCCCTTGATCGTACTTTGATCGTTTACCGAAGCATTTATGAAAGTAAAAAGTACATAACCGAACAAAACCGCTCCCATTATGTAGAGCAAAGCTCTTTTCAATCTCAACTTGAAATCTCCCCGGGGAACTCTCTTTGTTTCCCTGAATTATATCATCTCATGCAGGTCTCGAAGAGAGGCCCAGGTAATTGACAGACCGCTAAGCCGTCAAAGCCAATCGGAGAAAATCTCTCCTTTATAAAACTTGTGTTTCGGATTTTGGAAAAGTTCGTTTATCATAGCATCTGCTGATATAATCAAGACGGGTGATTCTTCAGGCAGGAGGTCGCGTTACTTCTGAAGCTTGAGTTGGTAATTTACCGTGGGGACGGTGACACACCGATCTTTGTTCTTCTTGCGACCCACCTTGCTTGTGAAATGCAGAGCATCATATCCGTTTCTGTTCGGCGATTCTGCCTAATCGTTCTTTGAGCGAGATATCAGGCCTTTTCTCTCCAGGCAGACCACGACTCCCTTAATGCTATCCTGCCAGATACGGTCTTTCTTATGAACACTGTGGCAGGCGCTACTCAGACTTTGCTTTTTTAATGAGGTCCAACGGCCTCAGAAAGGGGTTAATCCCCACGTTTCCTTCGTGTTCTTTCCTTCAGACTCCATTTTTTACATTCCGTTAACCTTAGGTTCTCCATACTAGGAGATTGTTCCTCGTTTCAGTTCTAAGAGCTTTGTTCTTGGTTATTGGGAAGGCCTAGGTAAGACCAAAACCAGATCTCCCTGGTAGCACAAGGAAGAATAAAATATTAGACGCAAGGCTGGGCAAGAACATTTCAAGAAGTGATGCTGGGAAGAGCATCCCAGGAAGTGATGCGCCGAAAGATCACCGGCGGAAGTGATGCCCGGAAAAACATCCGGGGAAGTAAAGCTGCTTCGCAGGAAGCCTCTCAGGTACGCCGTTAACGGTTGTCCGTCCTCCTACAAGAACGAAAAGCCGGGTCTGGGGTCTCGCAAGAGCAGAAGTGAGGCTGCTTCGCAGGAAGTGATGCCCGGAGGATCATCCGGGGAAGTGAGGCCGACTTCGTCGGGAGGTGATGCTGCTTCGCAGGAGGCAAAAAAGAGCCAGTCAGGCTGCGCCTGGCCAGTCTCGCATTCGGCGAGGCAAGTTCCGACTGCGTCGGGCAGATGAGATCCCGTACAGACCCCCAAAACAGAAGCCCCAAACAGAACCCCTGAACAAGACCCCAAACAGAACCATTTTGGGGCAGGCTGATCAGGGAAGGCTCTACGGGATGACAACCCGTTCACGTCAACTGACAATGCTCCTGGTCAGGATCTCGATCCATGTCGCGAAAAGTGCGAGCTAATTTGCATCCAAGAGCCAGTCTGCTAACGCAGGCCAGTCAGGCTCCGCCTGGCCAGTCTCGCCTTCGGCGAGGCGAGTTCCGACTCCGTCGGCACAAAAGCCACTCTTTAATCAACAGTCAGAAGAGAACTGCCTTTAACAGCTATCAACGGGTTTTATGCTCTTAAGCGCACAGCGGATCTAGGAACAATGAACTTCATTGTGTTTTCCAAATTGCACCCCCACCGTAACCTCGAAAGGCGGCAAGCAGAATTGGACATTAAACGCTGCTCAGCGGATTTAATTGGTCTTAAATGGATATAATGTGACTTGATTTTCCTTTCGTTTAATGGGTCAATTGTATATAATAATTAGTAAGAGACTATTACTAAATAAGTTTCTTTAGTTGTTTGAGGTGAGTAAGTGATATCCAAGCCCAGCGACCTTAAAGGGAAAAACATCGGAAGAGTCATCCAGCTACTCCTCGCAAAGCCCGATACTCCAAGGGTCGAGCTCGCGAGGCAGACAGAGCTTACAAAGACGACGATTTCTTCGATTGTTGCGTCGCTGATTGATCTTGGAATAGCTGAAGAACTTTCGGGAGAGAAGACTGGCCTTGTCGGCAAGGCGCCGATTCCTGTGAGGATACGCAGTGATGCTGCAACGGTTATCGGAGTGAACCTCGCAAGAGGCAGTACGACAGGTGTGGCCATGTCAGCCAACGGCAAGCTTCTCGCTTCGTGTGCTAAGTCAGTCTCGAACAAGACCAGGGCCGATGCTACGACCAATCTCTTCGATGTTGTTCAAAGACTGATCAATAAGTGTTACAGGAATGAGATTAGGGTAGATGCTATTGGGATTGGGGCTCCCTCCCCACTGGATAAGGAGAAGAGAGTAATCTACTCTCCATTTGGCCTGAGTGACTGGCAGGATTTTGCGATAGGCGAGATTACGGAGAAGAGGTTTGGCCTTCCCGCCTTTCTCGTAAATGATGGTGATGGTGCGGCCTTTGGCATGAAATGCTTCGGGAAGTGCAGAGACATCAGTTCTTTTATGAGTCTATATTTTGACGAAGGAATCGGCGCGGGAATAATCCTGAAAGATGAAATCTATAGCGGGAGTTTCGGCTATTCAGGAGAGATCAGCTACGCTCTGCTTAAGAGCTTTTGTGATGAGCTAGTGGATAACAGCAGTTTGAGTCTGGATACAATTGTCTCTGCTCTTAACTCTGAGCTTGGAGAGAATCTCGGAAGTATCGATGATTTTCTCTGTAAAGGGTCTGTCTTTGGTCGAAGAATGGCCTCTGTGATCGGAAGAGTCGGTAATGAATTGGGCCGTATTGCAGCGCTTGTTTCAAACATTTTCGGGCCGGAAGCCGTCGTGGTCAATGGAAAGCTTCTGGATTTCGGAGATATCTTCTTCGAAGCGCTGAAAAGCTCTTTCGAATCAAGCCTCTTCTCTGGAGATCAAGTTCGGCTTTTAAGAGGTAATAGTGACCAGTTTGAAGAATTCTCGACCGGAGCCGCGAGTTATGCGATATTCAGTTACTTGATGAGCAAGGTACTAACAGATTAGCACCACAAAACTACATAAGGGGGCATTCAAATGAAAAAGAGAGTCTTTATTTCGCTGCTACTGGTAATGTTGATCGGAGTCTTTTCATTCGGCGTAGTCACGCTCAATTTCATCGAGGTTCTTACGAGTCCTGCAAGGACACAGGTAATCAAGGAGATCATCGCAGACTTCGAGGCCAAGAACCCGGATATCAAGATAAATCTCATATCTCCGCCTTATGAGCAGGCCGATCAGAGGGCAACGCTCATGCTCAATACTAACCAGGCTCTTGACATCATTGAAGTCAGGGACTACACAGTGAAGCAGTTCGTGAACAACGGAAAGCTGGAGAACCTTGAGAGTTATCTCTCAGGCTGGGAGCACAACGACACACTCACTTTCGTCGCGAATCAGGCCGCAAGAACCGTAGACAACACTGCTTTCATCGTGCCGCAGTTCTTCTTCATCAAGGGACTTTTCGTGAGAACGGACGTCCTCGAAGAACTGGGCGTCAACTACATTCCAAAGACGATGAGTGAGCTCGTTGAACTCTGTATAGAGATCACGGACCCGGACAAGAATCAGTTCGGATTTGGATTCAGGGGAAAGTCCTGGGAGTTCAAATTCTCTGATCTGATCGCCACATCTTTCTTGAGCGACATCGATGCAGCCAATATCTATAAGACGCAGTCGGGAGATGTCTACTTCGATGACCCGAGGGCTCTTGAGGGACTTAAGATGTATGTAAGACTTTTCGAAGGTGGAGTCCCCGCTGACGGAATTAACTGGGGATTCAACGAACAGGTCAATGCCTTCGTATCGGGTATCACTCCGTTCCTTATTCAGGACCCGGATACGGTTGCCCTGGTAGATGAGATGCTTGGAAGAGAGTACTACACCGTAGTACCGGTTCCAGTAGGTCCTTCGGGGAAAGCTTATCTGGACTATGGATTCAGTGGGCTGGGAATCCCTTCATACTCGAAGCACAAGGAAGAAGCGTGGGAATTCATTAAGTATATCTCTAGCCCCGAGGTTAACGCATACTACAGTAAGAGTTACGGCCCGCTTCCAATCCATTCTTCCACATATGAGAATGATCCGTACTTCAGTTCCGGCGTCTACACGGCATGGAGTTACATGATGAGTCATCCGGAGAAGTACATCTTCGCGTCGTACCCTCTAGACTCCGAAAAGTGGCCGGGATGGCCCGAGATTCACCAGCAGGATATGCAGTCACTGCTTCTCGGCTACACAACGATCGAAGCCGTTGCCGCCAAATGGGCTGAATACTGGGCAGACTGATTAAGAACTGAAAGAGATTGACCAACGATTCGGCACGGCGGAAAAAGATTTAATGATTTCGACGCCGTGTCGTTTTTCTGAAATATAACGACCGGTCTACTGAGAGGTGTTGGATTTGAGAAAGAGCTTCTGGAAGTTTTTCATAATGATGATTCCAGCTTTCATCCTCCTGATCGTTTTTACGTACACTCCCATTATTCGCGGTGGAGTTATGGCTTTTCAACGCTACAATATGTTCGACCTCTCTAAGATAGGGTTCATAGGGCTTGGCAACTTTGAGGCAATAATAAACGATCGCAATTTCGATTTCTTCAAAATAGTTGTCAACACCCTGGTGTGGGTCTTTTTCTCTCTGGTGTTCCAGTTTGGTCTTGGCTTTGGTCTTGCCCTTCTGATGAGAAAGCCCTTCAAGGGCAGAGGGATCTATTCGGCCTTAGTATTCTATCCGTGGGCCGTGTCGGGTTTTGCTATCGGTCTTATCTGGGCGTGGATGTTCAACGGCCAGTTCGGGATAATAAACGATATCCTGATGAGATTAGGAGTTATAAGCACACGTATTGGGTTTCTATCTAATCCTAGATACGCAATGATGTCAGTAATAATCGCCAACGTCTGGTATGGGATCCCCTACTTTGCCATTATGCTGCTGGCGGCTCTTCAATCGGTTCCGAACGAGCTTTACGAGGCTTCGAGAATCGATGGTGCCAACAGGTTCAAGCAATTGTTCAAAATAACCATACCTTACATAAGGCCGACCATTATCAGCACGGTCCTTCTAAGAACTATGTGGATAATGAATTTCCCGGAGATAATCTATGGAATGACCGGCGGAGGGCCGGCCAATTCGACGCAAATATTGGCTACTCACATGATAAACAGGATCTACCAGTTTTATGATTACGGTCAGGGCGCGGCGATTGGCTTCATAATAATGTCGATGCTGCTGCTGTATGCGATTGTGTTCCTGAACATCTCTTCCCGAAAAGAGGTTAGCATATGAAGGCGCTCATGAAGGTTATAGGCAGAATATTGAAGATCCTCGCTCTCGGGCTGTATCTTTTGGCTGCGCTTTTGCCCCTTTACTGGGTAGTGGTGACATCCTTCAAGGGTTCAAGAGAGATCTACACTTTTCCGCTGAAGTATCTTCCTGAGAAGCTGTCATTTGAGAGTTACGCCAAGCTCTTTGGCTTTGCAAACTTTGGAGTGTACTTCCGAAATAGCGCAATAGTTGCGCTCGCAGCGGCCTTAGTGGCCATGCTTATATCTATGTTCAGCGGCTATGCTCTCTCTCGAATTCGGGCGAAGAAATTCAGGAACGGGACATTGCTTGCCATGTATTTTACGCAGATGGTGCCGCCGTTCATACTTATGGCCCCGCTGTTCGTAATGCTCGCCAATTACGGGATGACCGATAGGCTTTCTACGTTGTTCATCCTCTATGTAACTATGGTAATTGCTTTCAGCACTATCATGTCAAAAAGCTTTTTTGACAGGATCCCCGTTTCGCTGGAGGAAGCCGCAGTGATTGACGGCTGTAATACTTTGCAGGCAATGTTCAAAGTTGTATTTCCCCTCACGAGACCGGGACTGGCGGCGATTTTCAGTTTTGCCTTCGTGAATATCTGGAACGAGCTGTTTCTGGCGTCAATGTTCATCTTCTCTGACGAAAAAATGACGGTTCCCGTTGCGCTGAACTCCTTCATCTCAAAGGCAGGTATAAGCTGGGATGTCTTGAGCGCGGGACTTGTGCTCTCTCTATTACCGACGATGATAGTGTTCGCCTTTGCCCAGAAATACATAATTGCCGGACTTACCGAAGGCGCAATAAAAGGATAAGAAGATTGGAGGATTTTGAGGATGCAGAAAGAGCACATAACTGAGATTTTGCACCATCTTGGAGAAGAGGATCTACCTTGTGGAGCGGTCAATCCTCCATTGTTCCAGACTTCGATTTTCTCGTTCAAGGACTTTGACGATTTTTCAACGGCCCTTTCAGATGAGACGAACCACTTTTTGTACACGAGGGGAAACAATCCGACTGTAAACATTCTTGAAAAGAAATTGGCTGCGCTTGAGCATGCGGAGAGAGCAAAGCTTTTCGCGTCGGGCGTCGCTGCGATAGTCTCCAGTATTTCAGCCTTCGTGCAGAGTGGCGATCATATAGTGACGATCAAGGACTGCTACAGCTGGACATCCACGTACGTGACAAAGTATCTGGCAAGATTCGGAGTAGAACACACATTTGTGGAAGGAAGCGATGCAAATGAACTTGAGGCGGCGCTCAGACCAAACACAAAGATCATATATCTCGAAAGTCCAACAACATTCACTTTCAAACTTCAAGATCTGACCGAAGTGTCCTCGCTGGGAAGATCAAAGGGAATCAAGACGATAATCGATAATACATGGGCAACTCCTATTTATCAGAATCCGATTGATTTCGGGATTGATCTCGTAGTGCATTCTGCTTCGAAATACCTTGGCGGAAACAGCGATGTAGTCGGCGGCGTTGTTGCCGGATCGAATGAAGATGTCAAGAGAATCTTCGAAAAGGAGTTTCTAAATACCGGGGCCGTGCCCGATCCCTTTGCCGCCTGGCTGATACTGAGAGGAATCAGGACTCTACACATCCGGATGCCGGTTCATTTCCAGAATGCGATGGAGCTCAGCCGAAGATTGCAGGAAAACGAAGCCGTTGAATATGTTCTGTATCCTATGCTCGAATCTTCAGATCAGTACTCTCTTGCGAAAAAGCAGATGAGGGGAGGTTCTGGCCTCTTTTCGTTCAAGCTCAAAACAAGAGACATCGACAGGATAAAGAAGTTTGTCAACTCTCTCAAATTCTTCAGGAGGGCAGTAAGCTGGGGCGGGTATGAGAGCCTAGTCTCTCCGTACGCCGTTTCTCACAAAGATCCCGGTGACAATGTCTCACTAATACGAATTCACGCAGGATTGGAGGAAATCGAAGTCCTTTCCGAGGATCTTGAGAGCGCAATTAAATCCGTTCTTTGAGTGGTTCTTGACAGACCGCTCATGAGAAATGACTTTCCGGGATATTGGAGGAGATACTGTGTATCATTCTAGATCAGAGTCGTGCATAAGGCTCAAAAAGGAACTGTCTGAGCTCTTTCCCTATACTGTGAGAGAGAGAGAAGGGATCAGTGACTGGCAGTTCAGCGGATCGCGTTCGGAAACTCCACCTGAAGAAGGATGGAAAGAGATATCTGCCGGCTACTGCTGGGATGAAGAGTGCTTTCCCGTCTGGTTCAGATCGAGTTTTGAGAGAGGGGAGCTCGAAGAGGACGAAAGACTTTTTTTGAGAGTTGTTCCGGGAGGCGAGAGTCTTGTAATGGTAGACGGTCGTTCTTATGGTGAGATAAACGTCTATCATCAACTCCTGGATGTCACTAGATTTGCAGACGGAAGACGCCATATTCTGGATGTTCAGACCGTCCCGAAGGGGCTCTTCGGAACCCATCTGCCCGGACCCGTCTTTGAAGTTGCGGAGCTGCTAACCATAGATGAATCGGTTTCGGGGGCCTATCTCGATTTCATGGTGGCTATCGACGTTTTTGAAGCGACGAAGGATGACCTGCTAGCCGAGAAACTGTTGAAGATCATCAGCGATAGCCTCTCGGAAATTGAGCTGCCGAGATCGACGGAACATTACTTCAAGACCACTCCCGACAATCCCACCCTTTTTGGTCAGCAGCAATACGGAAGCGTTAATCATCTCTGGCACTCCCCAGATTTTGAGAAGTCGAGCGGTAATGAATTGCCCGAAGAGTACAAGGCTACGGTTATGAGCGCGCGAAACACTCTGAATGACTCAATAGTGAAGCTGAGAGAGGAACACGGATCGGCGGGCTCTGTTCAAGTTGCCGGGCAGGCGCATATAGACTATGCGTGGCTGTGGCCCATAGACGAAACGAAGAGGAAGATCAGAAGAACCTTTGCCAATGCGCTGAGGCTTATGGAGAAATATCCCGAGTTTGTGTATATCCAGTCTTCGGCACAGATGTACAAGGATCTTAAAGAGAACGATCCAGACCTCTACGATAGAGTCAGGAAGAGTATAGCAAGGGGAAGCTGGGAAGCGATAGGCGGAATGTGGGTAGAAAGCGACTGCAACATTTCCAGCGCGGAGTCTCTCGCGAGGCAGTTTCTCTACGGTCAGAGGTTCTTTGAAGAGGAGTTTGGCATCAGGTCGTCGGTCGCGTGGCTGCCCGATGTCTTCGGTTTCTCCTGGATACTTCCTCAGATTATGAAAGAGGCGGGAATAAAGTACTTCTCCACGACTAAGCTGAAATGGAATGAGAAGAACCGCTTCCCTCTCGACCTCTTCCGCTGGAGAGGTTTGGACGGAAGCGAGATCGTCTGTCATTTCTTCGATAACCCTCAAGGGGGCTACAATGGAATGATCAACCCCGAAGCTATTCTAGGAACATGGGATAACTTTCAGAACAAGCAGATTTACAACAAGACAGTCACAACTTTTGGCTACGGAGACGGCGGCGGAGGTCCGACCGAAGAAATGCTGGAGTACTATGAACGGTTGAAGAACTATCCCGGAATGCCAAGCCTTGAAATGGCCCCGCTGCAGAAGTACTACGAGAATCTGCCGAAGGATAGCGAGCTGCCTGTTTGGGATGACGAACTCTACTTCGAACTGCACAGAGGTACTTTCACGACTCAGGCAAGAACTAAGAAGCTCCACAAAGAGGCCGAAGACGCGCTGTACAGACTTGAAGTATTGGGAGTGCTATTTGTCGAGAGAAAAGGGTATCCGATCGAGAGAGTTCGAAAGCTGTGGGAGATGCTTCTTCACAACGAATTTCACGACATCCTTCCCGGCTCGTCGATAAACGAAGCGCATCATCAGGCTGAAAACGAACTCGGCGAGGTGATCGCCGAGTCTGACGAGATCTCTGGAGGCTTCCTAAGTTCCAGGAGTGATGGAAATGCCTTGTTCAGAACCGTTATCAATACAGGTTCCTTTCCCCGAGAAGTAATCTTTTCCGATGAAGGCGACAGATGTTTGCGGAGGTCTGACGGAAAGAAGCTCGCCTCCCAAAAAACATATGATGGAAAATCCGTATACAGTTTCAGCGAGAAGATCTCTCCTTTCTCCGCTCAAGTCTTCGAATATACTGACGAGAAAGTAGATCGGTATGCGCCTGACGGCGATACCGTAATGCAGAACGCTTATTTGATCGTTGAAGTGAATGCTGACGGAAGTATATCAGCCTACGACAAGATGCTTGACAGACCGCTTCTTTCTGGGCCGGGAAATTCTCTCTATGTCTACAAAGACATTCCCGTTGCATGGGACGGCTGGGATATCGATCATGACTATGCCAGATCGAGAAAAAAGCTTGATGCTTCTGAAGTTAGAACGATAGAAACCGGCCCGGTAAGGAAGGTAGTTCAGGCAACTTATCATTACGAGGGAAGCTCGATAATGCAGAGATATGTCCTGAATGCCTCTTCAAAGAGGCTGGATATTGAAACTGAAATTGACTGGCACACGAGAAGGACTTTGTTAAAGGCTCATTTTCCCGTCAATCTTCTCTCACGGGAAATCAGGTGTGACCTTTCGGCCGGCCATTCGCTCAGAAGCACGAGGGTCAGAAACTCCTTCGAGGAAGCGCGATTCGAATTCCCGGCGCATCGATGGGTGGAGGTTTCGGAACCGGGTTTCGCCGTCTCTATATTGAATGACGGCAAGTACGGCCATGCCTGCTCCGATTCCGACATTTCGTTGACGCTTCTCAGATCGCCGATCTATCCCGATTTCTTCGCCGACGAGGGAAGGCACAGTTTCACGTACTCGTTGTTTTCTCATGACTCCACAAACGCTCTAGAGACAGTTGCAGAGGCCGAAAGCCTCAATAAGCCACTAGTTCTGGCATCGGGCAGTGTGGATTTCGGTAAAGACTGCCTTCAGATATCGGCCGGGAATCTCAAGGTTCTCGCCTTGAAACACTCCGAGGGTACCGGTTATGTGCTCAGAGTGGCCGAAGTTGAAGGCAGATGTGGAGTTGCCAGTGTCAGAACTTCTCTGCCCTTTGAGCGTTGCTGGATCTCCAACATTCTAGAAGACAAGGCCCGCGAACTTCCTGTTGTAGATGGAAGGGTTCAGCTCGAGTACAGGCAGTTCGGCTTACATACTCTGATTTTTGAGTGAAGAGAGAAGCTATGGAAAGTGATGAAGATGAATGAAGCAGAAGGAAAGATACTGGGTATAGATATTGGAGGCACGAAGACCGCAGTCATTTTGGGCGATGAAGATCTGAATATCATCAGGAGAAGGGAGTTTCCTACCGAACCCGACAGCGGTTTTGAAAACTTTGTCGAGAGACTCTCTTTTGAAATCGATGCTCTAGTGGAGAGGGAGGTTCCGGCCAGGGCGGGAGTATCTGTTGGAGGTCCAATGGATGCGAATACGGGAACTCTTTATAATCCTCCTCATCTCAGGTGGGGGACGGTCAACATAGTACAACCGCTTGAGGAACGTTTTCATTTTTCCGTGACAGTTCAGCACGATGGGAGAGCCGGAGCCCTGGCAGAAAGTATTCTGGGAGCAGGCAGGGGTTTCTCAAACACTGTCTTTCTGACGCTAGGGACAGGCCTTGGAGCGGGAATAATCATAGACGGCAAAGTGTACAGTGGATCAAAGGGATTAGCCGGAGAGGTCGGTCACATGCGAGTGGCCGATGACGGACCGTCGCTCTTTGGCAAGAACGGTTCCTGGGAGTCATATTGCGGTGGAACAGGGATTTCACTGTATGCCAGTTATAGATTTCCAGAGAGATTCAGACGGGGAACGAGCGCTGAGGAAATCGCAGGTATGGCCTTGAAGGGAGATACTTACGCTGTCACAGTACTTGAGGAAAGCGGAACTTACTTCGGCAAAGGGCTGGCCGTGCTGCTGGACATTCTAGATCCTGACAGGATAATACTTGGAAATCTTGCGTGGCGTCTTCCCGGAGTATGGCTGGAGTCTGCGATGAAAAAGGCTGTCGGCGAGTCTTTGATCGGTGAGGAAGCGAGAGAAAGAGTC is part of the Mesotoga sp. UBA6090 genome and harbors:
- a CDS encoding YibE/F family protein, translating into MRLKRALLYIMGAVLFGYVLFTFINASVNDQSTIKGKVLEIVSFDETGGYSGKGLQTLRIKILNGSHAGEEVIVENHFTDNTAMDIRVEDGDTVVLYVDQRGEETFHVTDFIRQRYVFVIVLVFITLLLLIGKISGLKSFITLTITGLIIIKVMLPLILNGFDPIGASSLSAVLITVLTFGIVSGLNTKSFSAAFGTLCGVLSASVIAYVTGSLANLTGLSSDEATMLVYIPQNIHFDFMGLLFAGIIIGTLGAVMDVAMSISSAMYEMKSLNPDITPGKLVKSGFNIGRDIMGTMTNTLILAYTGSSIFLMLVFLAYKTPLIRIINMDVIATEIIRAFAGSIGIILSIPATVFLSAFLLNKYRSRKT
- a CDS encoding ROK family protein, with the translated sequence MISKPSDLKGKNIGRVIQLLLAKPDTPRVELARQTELTKTTISSIVASLIDLGIAEELSGEKTGLVGKAPIPVRIRSDAATVIGVNLARGSTTGVAMSANGKLLASCAKSVSNKTRADATTNLFDVVQRLINKCYRNEIRVDAIGIGAPSPLDKEKRVIYSPFGLSDWQDFAIGEITEKRFGLPAFLVNDGDGAAFGMKCFGKCRDISSFMSLYFDEGIGAGIILKDEIYSGSFGYSGEISYALLKSFCDELVDNSSLSLDTIVSALNSELGENLGSIDDFLCKGSVFGRRMASVIGRVGNELGRIAALVSNIFGPEAVVVNGKLLDFGDIFFEALKSSFESSLFSGDQVRLLRGNSDQFEEFSTGAASYAIFSYLMSKVLTD
- a CDS encoding ABC transporter substrate-binding protein; the encoded protein is MKKRVFISLLLVMLIGVFSFGVVTLNFIEVLTSPARTQVIKEIIADFEAKNPDIKINLISPPYEQADQRATLMLNTNQALDIIEVRDYTVKQFVNNGKLENLESYLSGWEHNDTLTFVANQAARTVDNTAFIVPQFFFIKGLFVRTDVLEELGVNYIPKTMSELVELCIEITDPDKNQFGFGFRGKSWEFKFSDLIATSFLSDIDAANIYKTQSGDVYFDDPRALEGLKMYVRLFEGGVPADGINWGFNEQVNAFVSGITPFLIQDPDTVALVDEMLGREYYTVVPVPVGPSGKAYLDYGFSGLGIPSYSKHKEEAWEFIKYISSPEVNAYYSKSYGPLPIHSSTYENDPYFSSGVYTAWSYMMSHPEKYIFASYPLDSEKWPGWPEIHQQDMQSLLLGYTTIEAVAAKWAEYWAD
- a CDS encoding sugar ABC transporter permease, whose protein sequence is MRKSFWKFFIMMIPAFILLIVFTYTPIIRGGVMAFQRYNMFDLSKIGFIGLGNFEAIINDRNFDFFKIVVNTLVWVFFSLVFQFGLGFGLALLMRKPFKGRGIYSALVFYPWAVSGFAIGLIWAWMFNGQFGIINDILMRLGVISTRIGFLSNPRYAMMSVIIANVWYGIPYFAIMLLAALQSVPNELYEASRIDGANRFKQLFKITIPYIRPTIISTVLLRTMWIMNFPEIIYGMTGGGPANSTQILATHMINRIYQFYDYGQGAAIGFIIMSMLLLYAIVFLNISSRKEVSI
- a CDS encoding carbohydrate ABC transporter permease, producing MKALMKVIGRILKILALGLYLLAALLPLYWVVVTSFKGSREIYTFPLKYLPEKLSFESYAKLFGFANFGVYFRNSAIVALAAALVAMLISMFSGYALSRIRAKKFRNGTLLAMYFTQMVPPFILMAPLFVMLANYGMTDRLSTLFILYVTMVIAFSTIMSKSFFDRIPVSLEEAAVIDGCNTLQAMFKVVFPLTRPGLAAIFSFAFVNIWNELFLASMFIFSDEKMTVPVALNSFISKAGISWDVLSAGLVLSLLPTMIVFAFAQKYIIAGLTEGAIKG
- the aar gene encoding bifunctional L-alanine/L-glutamate racemase, encoding MQKEHITEILHHLGEEDLPCGAVNPPLFQTSIFSFKDFDDFSTALSDETNHFLYTRGNNPTVNILEKKLAALEHAERAKLFASGVAAIVSSISAFVQSGDHIVTIKDCYSWTSTYVTKYLARFGVEHTFVEGSDANELEAALRPNTKIIYLESPTTFTFKLQDLTEVSSLGRSKGIKTIIDNTWATPIYQNPIDFGIDLVVHSASKYLGGNSDVVGGVVAGSNEDVKRIFEKEFLNTGAVPDPFAAWLILRGIRTLHIRMPVHFQNAMELSRRLQENEAVEYVLYPMLESSDQYSLAKKQMRGGSGLFSFKLKTRDIDRIKKFVNSLKFFRRAVSWGGYESLVSPYAVSHKDPGDNVSLIRIHAGLEEIEVLSEDLESAIKSVL
- a CDS encoding alpha-mannosidase, with translation MYHSRSESCIRLKKELSELFPYTVREREGISDWQFSGSRSETPPEEGWKEISAGYCWDEECFPVWFRSSFERGELEEDERLFLRVVPGGESLVMVDGRSYGEINVYHQLLDVTRFADGRRHILDVQTVPKGLFGTHLPGPVFEVAELLTIDESVSGAYLDFMVAIDVFEATKDDLLAEKLLKIISDSLSEIELPRSTEHYFKTTPDNPTLFGQQQYGSVNHLWHSPDFEKSSGNELPEEYKATVMSARNTLNDSIVKLREEHGSAGSVQVAGQAHIDYAWLWPIDETKRKIRRTFANALRLMEKYPEFVYIQSSAQMYKDLKENDPDLYDRVRKSIARGSWEAIGGMWVESDCNISSAESLARQFLYGQRFFEEEFGIRSSVAWLPDVFGFSWILPQIMKEAGIKYFSTTKLKWNEKNRFPLDLFRWRGLDGSEIVCHFFDNPQGGYNGMINPEAILGTWDNFQNKQIYNKTVTTFGYGDGGGGPTEEMLEYYERLKNYPGMPSLEMAPLQKYYENLPKDSELPVWDDELYFELHRGTFTTQARTKKLHKEAEDALYRLEVLGVLFVERKGYPIERVRKLWEMLLHNEFHDILPGSSINEAHHQAENELGEVIAESDEISGGFLSSRSDGNALFRTVINTGSFPREVIFSDEGDRCLRRSDGKKLASQKTYDGKSVYSFSEKISPFSAQVFEYTDEKVDRYAPDGDTVMQNAYLIVEVNADGSISAYDKMLDRPLLSGPGNSLYVYKDIPVAWDGWDIDHDYARSRKKLDASEVRTIETGPVRKVVQATYHYEGSSIMQRYVLNASSKRLDIETEIDWHTRRTLLKAHFPVNLLSREIRCDLSAGHSLRSTRVRNSFEEARFEFPAHRWVEVSEPGFAVSILNDGKYGHACSDSDISLTLLRSPIYPDFFADEGRHSFTYSLFSHDSTNALETVAEAESLNKPLVLASGSVDFGKDCLQISAGNLKVLALKHSEGTGYVLRVAEVEGRCGVASVRTSLPFERCWISNILEDKARELPVVDGRVQLEYRQFGLHTLIFE
- a CDS encoding ROK family protein; the encoded protein is MNEAEGKILGIDIGGTKTAVILGDEDLNIIRRREFPTEPDSGFENFVERLSFEIDALVEREVPARAGVSVGGPMDANTGTLYNPPHLRWGTVNIVQPLEERFHFSVTVQHDGRAGALAESILGAGRGFSNTVFLTLGTGLGAGIIIDGKVYSGSKGLAGEVGHMRVADDGPSLFGKNGSWESYCGGTGISLYASYRFPERFRRGTSAEEIAGMALKGDTYAVTVLEESGTYFGKGLAVLLDILDPDRIILGNLAWRLPGVWLESAMKKAVGESLIGEEARERVVLSGLKDKIGDYAALIVASGRGRRG